AGCGTCGCGAGGCCGTGAAAGCGCAGCACGCGCGGCCCGCGGCCGCGCAGCTCGATCCGGTACCAGTGGTCGCGCTTGTCGAGCGACGCGGCTTCGTCGATCCGGCCGGCCAGCGCGAGCGCCTGCGCGACGGTGCCGGGCACGGGCGCTGTGATCCAGCCGTCGCCGTCGGCCGGGAGGGCGCTCGGCGCCTGCGCGGCGCCTGCGGCCGTCGCCAGCATCGACCACGCGGGCGGGGCGGGCGCGCGCGTCACCGCATGACCGGCACGGGCGCCGCGTCGCCGCGCAGGGTCGTCACGTGACGCGGCGGCGCGTTGATCTCCCGCGCGCAGGCGACGAGGTCGGCGTAGGCGGCCTCGATCGCCTCGAGCGTCGAGTCGCCGCGCTCTTCCCTGCCGCGTGCGCAGGCGCGCGCGAGCCGGAATTCCAGCACCATCGCTTCCGACGCGATGCGATCGCACGCGGCGCGGATCTCGGCGAACGGCCCGATGCAGCCGCTCGCCTGCAGCCAGCGCGCATAGTGGCCGAACAGCTCGAAATTCGCGCCGAGCTGCCGCACCGAGTTGAACGAATACGCGTGGAAGTGTTCGAGCGGCGAATCGGCGAGCGTCCTCGCGTCAGCCTGCAACTGCCGCCGGAATGCGGCGATCGGATCGACGACCGGCAGGCGCCGCAGGTGGCGGTGCAGCGCGGCAAGCGACGCTTCGCACAGCGCGCGCTCGTCGAGCGGCGCAAAGCGCCGCTTCGCGCATTCGACGTACGGCGGCAGCGTCATCGGCGAACTGTTGCCGACGAGCCCGTTGTAGTCGAAATCTTCCGCCACGTAATAGCCGCTGTTGTGGAAGTAGCCGATCTGGTGCTTCGAGCGGTCGATCGCATCGATGCCGATCGTCGTCTTCGTGTGCTGCGTGCGATAGCTGCTGCCGCGCGTGTCGGGCAGGAACCACGCGTCGACCTCGACGATCATCAGGTGACCGCGCGCGACCTGCGTCTCGATGTGCTGGTCGAGCGGCTCGTAGATCGAGTGCTCCTGCACGACGATCCCGTAGAGCCGCTCCAGTTCGTCGTGCGGAAACTTGAAGAACGTGAACTGGTCGCCCTCGAAATCGAGCGCGATCGTAAACGGCAGCGCCGCGTACGGATTGAAGCCCCACCACCGGAGCACTTCGAGCCACATGTCGACGTAGCAGTTGGTCTGTTTCCAGACCATCTCCTGACTGTGCAGCGGATGCGGCCGGTAGTGGCGCGCACGATGGCGCACATCCTCGAACGACGCATCCTCGCCGTCGCGGGAAACGAATTTCATCGTGTGCCCCACAGCACGTCGCGGACCTCGCCCGGCCATGCGTCGATGTCGAAGCCGTGGTGGCGGAACAGCGCAAGCGTGAGCCGTTCGAGGCCGAAGCCGACGCAGCCCGTGTGCGCGACGTCGCCCGTCGCGGTGCGGATGTCCCACAGCACGCCGAAATGATCCATGTGGTAGTTGAAGCTCAGGCATGCGGTCTGCCGGTCGTCGTGCTCGATCGGGATCAGCAACTCGAACTTCAGGTTCTGCTCGCGCTGGCTGTCGGCGACGATCTTGCCGCCGCGCCCGAAGAACGGATCGTTCGCGAGATCGATCGCGTTGGGCAGGCGCAGCGCGTCGATCATCTGCGTGCCGCGCTCGATCCACGTCTGGCGGAACGCGACGATCTGCTCGGGCGTGCCGACCCGCACGTACTCGCGCATCCGGAACAGCTGCATCCGGGTCGGATCGAGCGACGGCTCGTGGCGGAAGCAGTACGAGAACACGTCGACGATGCGGCCGTCGGCGGGCAGCGCGCCCGCGCGCGCGACGACCGGATAGACGGGGTAGCACGCGGCCGGCGTCATCACGACATAGGTCGGCTTCTGGCTTTCCGTCCAGTCGTCGCCGCGATCGAGGCATTGCAGCACGCGCTGGTGCTGGCGCTCGTCGCCACAGAACGCATGCACGCTGCCGGCGAGCTGCGGGAAGCTCTTCATGTATTCGCTGCGCTCGAATTCGGTGCGGCTCATCGCCGGCGGGAAGCGCAGCACTTCGGCCTGCTGGTCGGCGCCGAGGCGTGTGACGAATGCGTCGAGCGCTTCGACGACGCGCTCGAACGGCTCGCTGCGGCCGAACAGGCCCTGGATGCCGGTCGAGACCAGCAGGCCGGCATCGATCAGCGCGTCGCGCAGCGGGTTGACGCCCG
The sequence above is drawn from the Burkholderia stabilis genome and encodes:
- a CDS encoding DUF1839 family protein; the encoded protein is MKFVSRDGEDASFEDVRHRARHYRPHPLHSQEMVWKQTNCYVDMWLEVLRWWGFNPYAALPFTIALDFEGDQFTFFKFPHDELERLYGIVVQEHSIYEPLDQHIETQVARGHLMIVEVDAWFLPDTRGSSYRTQHTKTTIGIDAIDRSKHQIGYFHNSGYYVAEDFDYNGLVGNSSPMTLPPYVECAKRRFAPLDERALCEASLAALHRHLRRLPVVDPIAAFRRQLQADARTLADSPLEHFHAYSFNSVRQLGANFELFGHYARWLQASGCIGPFAEIRAACDRIASEAMVLEFRLARACARGREERGDSTLEAIEAAYADLVACAREINAPPRHVTTLRGDAAPVPVMR
- a CDS encoding amino acid--[acyl-carrier-protein] ligase; translated protein: MNDRLAVPSAASTPADAPLDRAGVNPLRDALIDAGLLVSTGIQGLFGRSEPFERVVEALDAFVTRLGADQQAEVLRFPPAMSRTEFERSEYMKSFPQLAGSVHAFCGDERQHQRVLQCLDRGDDWTESQKPTYVVMTPAACYPVYPVVARAGALPADGRIVDVFSYCFRHEPSLDPTRMQLFRMREYVRVGTPEQIVAFRQTWIERGTQMIDALRLPNAIDLANDPFFGRGGKIVADSQREQNLKFELLIPIEHDDRQTACLSFNYHMDHFGVLWDIRTATGDVAHTGCVGFGLERLTLALFRHHGFDIDAWPGEVRDVLWGTR